One Neoarius graeffei isolate fNeoGra1 chromosome 16, fNeoGra1.pri, whole genome shotgun sequence DNA segment encodes these proteins:
- the LOC132900019 gene encoding uncharacterized protein LOC132900019 — MMKESVKNTMQQIEYIATTTDCWTAHRQSFLGVTAHWLDPESLQRQSAALACRRLKGSHTHDLLASSLDEIHTEYSIRGKIVRTTTDNASNFVKAFRVFASENENAVDSEEDDEDPEEDTEAVDVEALLEEEDDSFQYQLPKHHRCTCHLINLIATVDAKKAETNIGYRNICRSAFAKCFGLWNKSARSATAAEIIEKECKLQLIHPVETRWNSYFLAVERVLRIVRESGEGAIRAVTIALKVPMFSPAELEFLAEYAAVMSPVSNALNILQGEAIHMGWLVPTITILTEKLNRLQASSKFCQPLVVTLQDGIQRRFSDMLADPELIAASILLPKFRSSWTRNEDLLKLGMDYIKTHMESYTATSTPNLSGSDEVDDFCFSMGNASETTHQLDVYMASSVTSMDILKSVPALLKLSLKLNTPLPASAACERLFSTAGHIFSAKRGRLSSKNFENQLLLKLNKTHW, encoded by the exons ATGATGAAGGAATCTGTGAAGAATACAATGCAACAGATTGAGTACATAGCCACGACTACGGACTGTTGGACAGCCCACAGACAGAGTTTTCTGGGCGTCACTGCCCACTGGCTTGACCCAGAAAGTCTTCAGAGGCAGTCTGCTGCGCTAGCGTGCAGAAGACTTAAAGGCTCTCACACCCATGACTTGTTAGCAAGTTCCCTAGATGAGATACATACAGAGTATAGCATTCGAGGGAAGATTGTGAGGACCACTACAGATAATGCCTCAAACTTTGTAAAGGCCTTCAGAGTTTTTGCATCTGAGAATGAAAATGCTGTCGACAGTGAGGAAGATGATGAGGATCCAGAAGAGGACACCGAAGCTGTAGACGTTGAGGCACTGTTGGAGGAAGAAGATGATTCCTTCCAATATCAACTTCCCAAGCATCACCGCTGCACCTGTCATCTAATTAATTTGATCGCCACGGTTGATGCAAAAAAAGCAGAAACGAATATTGGGTACCGAAATATCTGCCGTTCAGCGTTTGCCAAATGCTTTGGCTTATGGAACAAGAGTGCCCGTTCAGCTACTGCTGCAGAaatcatcgaaaaggagtgcaaaCTCCAACTGATTCATCCTGTGGAGACAAGGTGGAACTCCTACTTCTTAGCTGTGGAGAGGGTTCTGAGAATCGTCagagaaagtggtgaaggtgccaTCAGAGCCGTTACCATCGCTCTTAAAGTCCCCAT GTTCAGCCCTGCCGAGCTTGAATTCCTTGCCGAGTATGCTGCCGTCATGAGCCCAGTCTCTAACGCATTAAACATCCTTCAGGGAGAG GCTATCCACATGGGATGGCTGGTGCCAACCATAACGATTCTGACTGAGAAATTGAACAGACTTCAAGCTTCAAGCAAGTTCTGTCAACCACTGGTCGTGACCCTGCAAGACGGAATACAGCGGAGATTCAGTGATATGCTTGCTGACCCTGAGCTCATTGCAGCTTCAATCCTGCTTCCAAAGTTTCGCAGTTCATGGACCAGAAATGAGGACTTGCTGAAGTTGG GCATGGACTACATAAAGACACACATGGAGAGTTACACAGCTACATCCACACCTAACCTTTCGGGGTCAGATGAGGTCGACGACTTCTGTTTTTCGATGGGAAATGCATCAGAGACAACTCATCAGCTCGATGTTTATATGGCCAGCTCGGTTACATCAATGGACATTCTGAAGTCAGTGCCTGCACTTCTTAAGTTATCACTCAAACTTAACACACCCTTGCCTGCATCTGCAGCCTGCGAGCGACTTTTTAGTACTGCAGGACACATTTTCTCTGCAAAGAGAGGCAGGCTTAGCTCAAAGAATTTTGAGAACCAACTGCTGTTAAAATTAAACAAAACACACTGGTAA